Proteins encoded within one genomic window of Candidatus Hepatoplasma crinochetorum Av:
- a CDS encoding PolC-type DNA polymerase III, producing the protein MKFNFLEHLKLPDNLKKEFKLEKAKLEINKKEKKKILKLYFSKENDFTPEDFKDFYLAILDFKKNNKDINIDFENIFLNLKKYKPTIFDVYSFLYFILQNITKQKIEMSKLYLDFYEKVKSEDMIILIANNNTYNLISNHIDFIRNIFTNFSILKAKLFIRQDASKFNFEKAIEETKKELTILTKKANINSSNKTTNNLLFRNFKELDPSLNQEKEKIFFNGEITDLEIKKIGKNNNVLLNISLKGENNKLVFASQWFLEKNFKFNFNKGDFLTLYGDWKFDNYLKDYKINIKKIEQTDGPFISKNLSDNRVRTEFHIHTKMSTMDGVGSIEEYFKLANKSNIKGLAFLDHDSVQAFPEIYRIGKKYPDIKKIYGSEFSIFDDINEKIVFNSRDEDLRKNNFIYFDLETTGISPFVNEIIEFGAVKIKNGIKIDRLQLFIKPSIKIPKIITKITKIKDDDLKYAPSIKEAIPKILDFFEDYILVAHNAKFDYSFINAALVKLGEKRLKNPVIDSLKVSWIVNSHLKSHRLGSVAREENQHYDDSVSHRADYDAEVLKNVFENMLHKLYELNIRNLNQLEKEIKTDLIKGRLFLKHISVIAKNQKGLKDLYKLISIAHINFYNKRIDNPSLPLSEILRIANKGNLLIGSACANGIFWEELNYLSENMEELISYYDYLEIFPPSVYSYLTRNERFTKEQIEKIILEIIKLGEKYQKPVIVSSDAHYVYREDKIIRDIFIVNKGLGGKLHPLFIRNNPNYSNPDQHLRLSKELEVEFKFINDQKLREKIIYDNTNLLYEKILDVSPIKDKLYPPEIVNSDDNLKNLIKENLKKNYGEKPDRKIIERINREVNSITKHKFAIIYYLSSLVVKKSLQDGYLVGSRGSVGSSLAATLSDITEVNPLEPHYLCKKCKHHFFVDNVLSGYDLEDKKCPICNSLMKGEGHWIQFETFLGFNGDKVPDIDLNFSREYQAKIHDYVKEILGDKNVYRAGTISTVAERTAYGYVKNWEEITNQKLKQVQLKHFAKLVEGTKRTTGQHPGGLIVVPKDKEIYDFTPINFPGNDLKSNWLTTHFDFHSIHDNLLKLDLLGHLDPSLLKMLQSLTNINPQEIPMNDKKVISLFKNSEALNYIANYTGEDLGILGLPEFGTKFVRDLVRDAKPKTFSELVMISGLSHGTDVWLSNAKNLISEKKATLQEVISVRDDIMRYLISKNVPSLESFKIMESVRKGLGLTENWEKLMLSHNVPNWYIESCKKIKYIFPKAHAVAYVMMAYRIAWYKINYPLEYYATFFTKRDTEWDILSLNKGLDGIYNWKTNYRNKIEKDRTERDKAINETYTIVLEMYSRGYKIAPISLEKSKAETWVIDKKDNLLIPPFIIIEGLGNAAAKKLVEENIKQRFISLEDFRLRSGLNKTLIKKFSELEISDNLVIKSEQKKQILIDDLFHFN; encoded by the coding sequence AATAATACATATAATCTTATTTCTAATCATATAGATTTTATTCGTAATATTTTTACTAATTTTTCAATTTTAAAAGCAAAATTATTTATTAGACAAGATGCATCAAAATTTAATTTTGAAAAAGCTATCGAAGAAACAAAAAAGGAATTAACAATTCTAACAAAAAAAGCAAATATAAATTCTAGTAATAAAACAACAAATAATCTTTTGTTTCGTAATTTTAAAGAATTAGATCCTAGTTTAAATCAAGAAAAAGAAAAAATCTTTTTTAATGGGGAAATAACAGATTTGGAAATTAAAAAAATTGGTAAAAATAATAATGTTTTATTAAATATTTCTTTAAAAGGGGAAAATAATAAACTTGTTTTTGCTTCACAATGATTTTTAGAAAAAAATTTTAAATTTAATTTTAATAAAGGTGATTTTCTTACTCTTTATGGTGATTGAAAATTTGATAATTATTTGAAAGATTATAAAATAAATATTAAAAAAATAGAACAAACTGATGGTCCTTTTATTTCTAAAAATTTAAGTGATAATCGTGTACGTACAGAATTTCATATTCATACAAAAATGTCAACAATGGATGGAGTTGGTTCGATAGAAGAATATTTTAAATTAGCAAATAAATCTAATATTAAAGGTCTTGCTTTTTTAGATCATGACTCAGTACAAGCTTTTCCAGAAATTTATCGTATCGGCAAAAAATATCCAGATATTAAAAAAATATATGGTTCAGAATTTTCAATATTTGATGATATAAATGAAAAAATTGTTTTTAATAGTCGAGATGAAGATTTAAGGAAAAACAATTTTATTTATTTTGATTTAGAAACAACAGGAATTTCTCCTTTTGTTAATGAAATAATTGAATTTGGAGCGGTTAAAATTAAAAATGGTATTAAAATTGATAGACTACAATTATTTATTAAGCCATCAATTAAAATTCCAAAAATTATTACTAAAATTACGAAAATTAAAGATGATGATTTAAAATATGCTCCATCAATTAAAGAAGCAATTCCAAAGATTCTTGATTTTTTTGAAGATTATATTTTAGTTGCCCATAATGCAAAATTTGATTATTCTTTTATAAATGCCGCACTTGTCAAATTAGGAGAAAAACGTTTAAAAAATCCTGTAATAGATTCGTTAAAAGTTTCTTGAATTGTAAATTCACATCTAAAAAGTCATCGCTTAGGAAGTGTTGCAAGAGAAGAAAATCAACACTATGATGATAGTGTTTCACATCGTGCTGATTATGATGCTGAGGTTTTAAAAAATGTTTTTGAAAATATGCTTCATAAATTATATGAATTAAATATTCGTAATTTAAATCAATTAGAAAAAGAGATTAAAACAGATTTAATAAAAGGACGTTTATTTTTAAAACATATAAGTGTAATAGCAAAAAATCAAAAGGGATTAAAAGATTTGTATAAATTAATCTCAATTGCTCATATTAATTTTTATAATAAAAGAATTGATAATCCCTCACTTCCATTATCAGAAATTCTTAGAATTGCAAATAAAGGTAATCTTTTAATAGGTTCAGCTTGCGCAAATGGTATTTTTTGAGAAGAACTTAATTATTTAAGTGAAAATATGGAAGAATTAATTTCTTATTATGATTATTTAGAAATATTTCCCCCCTCAGTTTATAGTTATCTTACAAGAAATGAAAGATTCACAAAAGAACAAATTGAAAAAATAATTCTTGAAATAATAAAATTGGGAGAGAAATATCAAAAACCAGTAATTGTTAGTTCTGATGCACATTATGTTTATCGAGAAGATAAAATTATAAGAGATATTTTTATTGTAAATAAGGGTTTAGGAGGTAAATTACATCCTTTATTTATTCGTAATAATCCAAATTATTCTAATCCAGATCAACATTTGAGATTAAGTAAAGAATTGGAAGTTGAATTTAAGTTTATCAATGATCAAAAATTAAGAGAAAAAATAATTTATGATAATACAAATCTTCTATACGAAAAAATTTTAGATGTTTCTCCAATAAAAGATAAATTATATCCTCCAGAAATAGTAAATTCTGATGATAATTTAAAAAATTTAATAAAAGAAAATTTAAAAAAAAATTATGGCGAAAAACCTGATCGAAAAATAATAGAAAGAATTAATCGGGAAGTAAATTCAATTACTAAACATAAATTTGCAATTATTTATTATCTTTCTTCACTTGTTGTTAAAAAATCTTTACAAGATGGATATCTTGTTGGATCAAGAGGATCTGTTGGTTCTTCGCTTGCTGCTACACTTTCTGATATTACGGAAGTTAATCCTTTAGAACCTCACTATTTATGTAAAAAATGTAAGCATCATTTTTTTGTAGATAATGTTTTATCAGGATATGATCTTGAAGATAAAAAATGTCCTATTTGTAATTCTTTGATGAAAGGTGAGGGTCATTGAATTCAATTTGAAACATTTTTAGGTTTTAATGGAGATAAAGTTCCTGATATTGATTTAAATTTTTCGCGTGAATATCAAGCAAAAATTCATGATTATGTAAAAGAAATTTTAGGAGATAAAAATGTTTATCGTGCAGGAACAATTTCTACAGTAGCAGAAAGAACAGCTTATGGTTATGTTAAAAATTGAGAAGAAATAACAAATCAAAAACTTAAACAAGTTCAATTGAAACATTTTGCTAAACTTGTAGAAGGAACAAAAAGAACAACAGGACAACATCCTGGAGGTTTAATAGTTGTACCTAAAGATAAAGAAATTTATGATTTTACACCTATTAATTTTCCGGGGAATGATCTTAAATCAAATTGATTAACAACTCATTTTGATTTTCACTCAATCCATGATAATCTTTTAAAATTAGATTTATTAGGACATTTAGATCCCTCTCTTTTAAAAATGTTACAATCATTAACAAATATAAATCCTCAAGAAATTCCAATGAATGATAAAAAAGTAATTTCTTTATTTAAAAATAGCGAAGCACTTAATTATATTGCAAATTATACTGGAGAAGATTTAGGAATACTAGGATTACCAGAATTTGGAACAAAATTTGTTCGTGATCTTGTTCGTGATGCAAAACCTAAAACATTTTCAGAATTAGTGATGATTTCTGGATTATCACATGGTACAGATGTTTGATTATCAAATGCCAAAAATTTAATTTCTGAAAAAAAAGCAACCTTACAAGAAGTAATTTCTGTTCGTGATGATATTATGAGATATTTAATTTCAAAAAATGTTCCTTCATTAGAATCTTTCAAAATAATGGAATCTGTACGTAAGGGATTAGGATTAACAGAAAATTGAGAAAAATTGATGCTTAGTCATAATGTACCTAATTGATATATTGAATCATGTAAAAAAATAAAATATATCTTTCCCAAAGCTCATGCTGTTGCTTATGTAATGATGGCTTATAGAATAGCTTGATATAAAATAAATTATCCACTTGAGTATTACGCTACTTTTTTTACAAAAAGAGATACAGAATGAGACATTTTAAGTTTAAATAAAGGATTAGATGGAATTTATAATTGAAAAACTAATTATCGTAATAAAATTGAAAAAGATCGAACAGAACGAGATAAAGCAATAAATGAAACATATACAATTGTTCTTGAAATGTATTCTCGAGGATATAAAATAGCTCCAATTAGTCTTGAAAAATCAAAAGCAGAAACATGAGTTATTGATAAAAAGGATAATTTATTAATTCCTCCATTTATTATTATTGAAGGACTGGGGAATGCTGCTGCTAAAAAATTAGTAGAAGAGAACATAAAACAACGATTCATTTCATTAGAAGATTTTAGATTAAGATCAGGACTCAATAAGACACTAATTAAAAAATTTTCAGAATTGGAAATTTCTGATAATTTAGTAATTAAATCAGAACAAAAAAAACAAATTTTAATTGATGATTTATTTCATTTTAATTAA
- a CDS encoding NusA N-terminal domain-containing protein, whose amino-acid sequence MKIKNQQKKIVEALKSFAELKGITKEEIKKLLEESFQKALNKEYENDLENKEVMLPLFDISINLDEGKISIKRKWILTDKIISEEEINIKKNINDLNLENLNVLENLKIDDYYFEDIDLNAIEHDGFFLYVKQLFTQKVSEAEKVKIYEKFIDYKDQIVKAKVEKVALTHYLLSYQDNVIFLSKRETSKLDQFKFGDFVYVYITKIEKSSRDAQIIASRKNKEFIVKLLEKEIEDVADNVIRVEKIARQPGFKTKIIVSSSLEEVDPVGSIIGVKGQKIRPIIDELRGERIDIIEYSKDIDIQIARAVIPGKIIGTKKVSDEKYILVTEEKDFLSVLGKSGLNIKLVANLVDKKLDVKTKKMADEEKVSYHRIVIPTAYQNRSNRKNFSKIVDENYDENYDLLEDLASIEEYDDYDQELDKRY is encoded by the coding sequence ATGAAAATAAAAAATCAACAAAAAAAGATTGTTGAAGCACTTAAGTCTTTTGCTGAATTAAAAGGTATTACAAAAGAAGAAATTAAGAAATTATTAGAAGAATCTTTTCAAAAAGCTTTAAATAAAGAATATGAAAATGATTTAGAAAATAAAGAAGTAATGCTTCCTTTATTTGATATTTCAATAAATTTGGATGAAGGAAAAATTAGCATTAAAAGAAAGTGAATTTTAACAGATAAAATTATAAGCGAAGAAGAAATTAATATCAAAAAAAATATAAATGATCTTAATTTAGAAAATTTAAATGTTTTAGAAAATTTAAAAATAGATGACTATTATTTTGAAGATATTGATTTGAATGCAATTGAACATGATGGTTTCTTTCTTTATGTAAAACAATTATTTACACAAAAAGTTTCTGAAGCAGAAAAAGTTAAAATTTATGAAAAATTTATTGATTATAAAGATCAAATTGTGAAGGCTAAAGTTGAAAAAGTAGCATTAACTCATTATCTTTTAAGTTATCAAGATAATGTTATTTTTTTATCTAAAAGAGAAACTTCAAAATTAGACCAATTTAAATTTGGTGATTTTGTTTATGTATATATTACAAAAATTGAAAAATCATCAAGAGATGCACAAATTATTGCTTCAAGAAAAAATAAAGAATTTATTGTTAAGCTACTTGAAAAAGAAATTGAAGATGTTGCTGACAATGTTATAAGAGTTGAAAAAATAGCAAGACAACCAGGATTTAAAACAAAGATAATTGTTTCAAGTTCTTTAGAAGAAGTTGATCCTGTTGGATCAATAATTGGTGTAAAAGGACAAAAAATAAGACCAATAATTGATGAATTAAGAGGAGAGAGAATCGATATAATTGAATATAGTAAAGACATTGATATTCAAATTGCCCGTGCTGTTATTCCTGGAAAAATTATTGGGACAAAAAAAGTTAGTGATGAAAAATATATTCTTGTCACAGAAGAAAAAGATTTCTTATCTGTTTTAGGTAAAAGTGGTTTAAATATTAAATTAGTTGCTAATTTAGTTGATAAAAAACTTGATGTTAAAACAAAAAAAATGGCAGATGAAGAGAAAGTTAGTTATCATCGTATAGTTATTCCAACAGCATATCAAAATAGAAGTAATCGTAAAAATTTTTCAAAAATAGTTGATGAAAATTATGATGAAAATTATGATTTATTGGAAGATTTAGCTTCAATTGAAGAATATGATGATTATGATCAAGAGTTAGACAAACGTTACTAA
- a CDS encoding DUF448 domain-containing protein: MKNIIRTDILTGKKYQKKELIRIAILKNKETILDNNSSGRGLYFNPKNLNDNKRWNILKFKVEKMGGDFLQISDKLSSFYYQGGNFNDKQQK, translated from the coding sequence ATGAAAAATATTATTCGTACAGATATTCTTACAGGAAAAAAATATCAAAAAAAAGAACTTATTAGAATTGCAATTTTAAAAAATAAAGAGACAATATTAGATAATAATTCTTCTGGTCGAGGTCTTTATTTTAATCCAAAAAATTTAAATGATAATAAAAGATGAAATATTTTAAAATTTAAAGTTGAAAAAATGGGAGGTGATTTTTTACAAATATCAGATAAATTATCATCTTTTTATTATCAGGGAGGTAATTTTAATGATAAACAACAAAAATAA
- the infB gene encoding translation initiation factor IF-2, with translation MINNKNKKEKNNIYKYNLSDFFVERLSFKNNRLKFGTNTYLKEISEILKLNPIKIKRKLGIDLKAKDHILDDDQIAEIALSNNIDFEKVDDVSPENIILKINDLVENYKKWPEEVIVKKRTPIVTIMGHVDHGKTTLLDAIRNTNFTAKEAGGITQKIGAYQIIWKNNKITFIDTPGHEAFTEMRANGSKVTDLCVIVVSVDDSLMKQTKESIDHAKAANVPIIIAINKIDLPGHSKKKILDDLANYGIVSEELGGDVPVVEISALKNKNIDHLLDMIILITDMLNLKTAFNILATGTVIESNIHKSRGNLVTVIVKNGTLNISDNIILDDRLITIKGLKDENQNPILKAEPGQPVEIYGAGFSPLAGTNFVAISDLKLATKIINSFHSSKLNALRNANANKFTRENLFQKLSEQNKKIFNIILKVDSVNSLSAIENQINSLNNDNLIIKIIHKDVGEVTNSDIILADASQAVIYQFNLKVPTKLLPLIKSRSVLILNFDVIYKLFDDIKEKTIENKEKEIVKQIIGKGKILKKFLFSKIGAISGTKITDGIVKRNSKVNIYRNDKLIQETEVKSLMIEKNNVSEVKKGQECGITFKNFNDFLENDNLEFFEFKN, from the coding sequence ATGATAAACAACAAAAATAAAAAAGAAAAAAATAATATTTACAAGTACAATCTAAGTGATTTTTTTGTTGAAAGATTAAGTTTTAAAAATAATAGACTTAAATTTGGCACTAATACTTATTTAAAGGAAATCTCAGAGATTTTAAAATTAAATCCAATTAAAATAAAAAGAAAATTAGGAATTGATTTAAAAGCAAAAGATCATATTCTAGATGATGATCAAATAGCAGAAATTGCCCTATCAAATAATATTGATTTTGAGAAAGTGGATGATGTATCTCCAGAAAATATAATTTTAAAAATAAATGATCTTGTTGAAAATTATAAGAAATGACCAGAAGAAGTAATTGTAAAAAAAAGAACACCAATTGTAACAATTATGGGTCATGTAGATCATGGAAAAACAACACTTTTAGATGCAATAAGGAATACTAATTTTACAGCAAAAGAAGCAGGCGGAATTACGCAAAAAATTGGAGCATATCAAATAATTTGAAAAAATAATAAAATCACTTTTATTGATACTCCAGGACATGAAGCTTTTACTGAAATGCGTGCTAATGGTTCAAAAGTAACAGATCTTTGTGTTATCGTTGTATCTGTAGATGATTCACTTATGAAGCAAACAAAAGAGTCTATAGATCATGCAAAGGCAGCAAATGTTCCTATAATTATTGCAATAAACAAGATTGATTTACCAGGACATAGTAAGAAAAAAATATTAGATGATCTTGCGAATTATGGTATTGTTTCTGAAGAATTAGGGGGAGATGTTCCCGTAGTTGAAATTTCTGCTCTTAAAAATAAAAACATTGATCATTTATTAGATATGATTATTTTAATTACAGATATGTTGAATTTAAAAACTGCTTTTAATATTTTAGCAACAGGAACAGTAATTGAAAGTAATATTCATAAAAGTAGAGGTAATTTAGTTACAGTAATTGTAAAAAATGGAACTTTAAATATTAGTGATAATATTATTCTTGATGATCGTTTAATTACGATAAAAGGTTTAAAAGATGAAAATCAAAATCCAATTTTAAAAGCAGAACCAGGACAACCTGTTGAAATTTATGGAGCAGGGTTTTCACCATTAGCTGGAACAAATTTTGTTGCAATAAGTGATTTAAAATTAGCAACAAAAATAATAAATAGTTTTCATAGTTCAAAATTAAATGCTTTAAGAAATGCAAATGCTAATAAATTTACAAGAGAAAATTTATTTCAAAAATTATCTGAACAAAATAAAAAAATTTTTAATATTATTTTAAAAGTAGATTCAGTTAATTCATTAAGTGCGATCGAAAATCAAATTAATTCCTTAAATAATGATAATTTAATAATAAAAATAATTCATAAAGATGTTGGTGAAGTTACAAATAGCGATATTATATTAGCAGATGCTTCACAAGCGGTTATTTATCAATTTAATTTAAAAGTTCCTACTAAATTATTGCCATTAATAAAATCAAGATCTGTTTTAATTTTAAATTTTGATGTAATTTATAAATTGTTTGATGATATTAAAGAAAAAACAATTGAAAATAAAGAAAAAGAAATTGTAAAGCAAATCATTGGAAAAGGTAAAATTCTTAAAAAATTTCTTTTTTCTAAAATTGGAGCAATTTCAGGAACAAAAATTACTGATGGAATTGTAAAAAGAAATTCAAAAGTTAATATTTATCGGAATGATAAATTAATTCAAGAAACAGAAGTTAAAAGTTTAATGATTGAAAAAAATAATGTATCAGAAGTTAAAAAAGGACAAGAATGCGGAATTACTTTTAAAAATTTTAATGATTTTTTAGAAAATGATAATTTAGAATTTTTTGAGTTTAAAAATTAA
- the rbfA gene encoding 30S ribosome-binding factor RbfA gives MDQNKKIKNLQNQIKINLSDILFMKVNNPKVKYFSINDVELTKDLLNAKIYVSYFNKEKEKIYFKEFAKVKGFLRSELAKRLEVRKVPNLEFVIDNLIDKIEEIDKLIEKSNDK, from the coding sequence ATGGATCAAAATAAAAAAATAAAAAATCTACAGAATCAAATTAAGATAAATCTTTCAGATATTTTATTTATGAAAGTAAATAATCCTAAAGTTAAGTATTTTTCAATAAATGATGTTGAACTTACAAAAGATCTTTTAAATGCAAAAATATATGTAAGTTATTTTAATAAAGAAAAAGAAAAAATATATTTTAAAGAATTTGCAAAAGTAAAGGGTTTTTTAAGATCTGAATTAGCAAAAAGATTAGAAGTAAGAAAAGTTCCAAATCTTGAATTTGTAATTGATAATCTTATTGATAAAATAGAAGAAATAGATAAATTGATTGAAAAAAGCAATGATAAATAA
- the truB gene encoding tRNA pseudouridine(55) synthase TruB → MDAIFLAFKESGISSNKFIQKIKKNLNLKKIGHSGTLDPFASGILLIGTGNYTKLLHNFNNLDKTYQGTILFGKETDTLDITGKILKEEIINLDIKKIKKEIKDNFIGDILQVPPIFSAIKIKGKPAYKYAIKGKNIDLEAKKRFIYYFNIYETDKNNEFNFETKVSSGTYIRSIARDLAFKLNSIAIIKDLKRIKIGNLKIEDPYNKIEKIEDPYEILKIKKIELNIEKTKDILDGKKIEILDYDDLILLAYNKKNNNEIFIQKINKNIYKIKKRIK, encoded by the coding sequence ATGGATGCAATTTTTCTTGCTTTTAAGGAAAGTGGTATTTCTTCTAATAAATTTATTCAAAAAATCAAAAAAAATTTAAATTTAAAAAAAATAGGACATTCTGGAACATTAGATCCTTTTGCAAGTGGAATTTTATTAATTGGAACAGGAAATTATACAAAACTTTTACATAATTTTAATAATTTAGATAAAACATATCAAGGAACTATTTTATTTGGAAAAGAAACAGATACTTTGGATATTACTGGAAAAATATTAAAAGAAGAAATTATAAATTTAGATATTAAAAAGATTAAAAAAGAAATTAAAGATAATTTCATTGGTGATATATTACAAGTTCCACCAATTTTTTCAGCAATTAAAATAAAAGGAAAACCAGCTTATAAATATGCTATAAAAGGGAAAAATATCGATTTAGAAGCAAAAAAAAGATTTATTTATTATTTTAATATATATGAAACAGATAAAAATAATGAATTTAATTTTGAAACAAAAGTTTCTTCTGGGACTTATATAAGATCAATTGCAAGAGATTTGGCTTTTAAATTAAATAGCATTGCAATAATTAAAGATTTAAAAAGAATTAAAATAGGTAATTTAAAAATTGAAGATCCATATAATAAAATTGAAAAAATTGAAGATCCATATGAAATTTTAAAAATTAAAAAAATAGAATTAAATATAGAAAAAACAAAAGATATTTTAGATGGTAAAAAAATTGAAATTTTAGATTATGATGATCTAATTTTATTAGCTTATAATAAAAAAAATAATAATGAAATTTTTATACAAAAAATAAATAAAAATATTTATAAAATAAAAAAGAGAATAAAATAA
- the ribF gene encoding riboflavin biosynthesis protein RibF — translation MQIIDFNIKDNKLEKNNERIIILGKFNTLHLGHQKLLNKAIELKNKTNKELIIMVYPDFNGFNKKQIKNILPLEERIKIFKKYNVDYLLLFEKNAKNYQITREKFIKYLKEKLNVTDVFVGENFSFGKNKLDDLILLNNNFNLHLIKLVYYNNQIISTSLIKMLLDEGAIEDVKKLLGFNYFYSGKVVHGMGIGKKYKTPTANVNVNKNLYPPMQGIYLSKVLIDNKYYYGITSISNNPTFKERPITFETHIFNFDQDIYDQLIYVELIKFMREPIKFTSIKKLFEQIEIDKKDAIMFINKKK, via the coding sequence ATGCAAATAATTGATTTTAATATTAAAGATAATAAATTAGAAAAAAATAATGAAAGAATAATTATATTAGGAAAATTTAATACTCTTCATTTAGGTCATCAAAAATTATTAAATAAAGCTATTGAACTTAAAAATAAAACAAATAAAGAATTAATAATTATGGTTTATCCTGATTTTAATGGATTTAATAAAAAGCAAATAAAAAATATTTTACCCTTAGAAGAAAGAATTAAAATTTTTAAAAAATATAATGTTGATTATCTTTTGCTTTTTGAGAAAAATGCAAAAAATTATCAAATTACAAGAGAAAAATTTATCAAATATTTAAAGGAAAAATTAAATGTTACGGATGTTTTCGTAGGAGAAAATTTTTCATTTGGTAAAAATAAATTAGATGATTTAATCTTGCTTAATAATAATTTTAATTTACATTTGATAAAACTTGTATATTATAATAATCAAATTATTTCAACAAGCTTAATTAAAATGCTTCTTGATGAAGGGGCAATTGAAGATGTTAAAAAATTGCTTGGATTTAATTATTTTTATAGTGGAAAAGTTGTACATGGAATGGGGATTGGCAAAAAATATAAAACTCCAACAGCAAATGTAAATGTTAATAAAAATTTATATCCCCCAATGCAAGGAATTTATTTAAGTAAAGTTTTGATCGATAATAAATATTATTATGGAATTACTTCAATATCTAATAATCCAACATTTAAAGAAAGACCTATTACTTTTGAAACCCATATTTTTAACTTTGATCAAGATATATATGATCAATTAATTTATGTAGAATTAATAAAATTTATGAGAGAACCAATAAAATTTACATCTATTAAAAAATTATTTGAACAAATAGAAATTGATAAAAAAGATGCCATAATGTTTATCAATAAGAAAAAATAA
- the rsgA gene encoding ribosome small subunit-dependent GTPase A: protein MLGRIIYSSGGNYRVKTKEGIFNCKPIGLFRKDNTELIVGDKVELKLNYKIGQENLNIITKLYDRKNQFIRPKISNIDFIIIVTSLVEPKFNHFYLNKMITFFQIKKIEPILIFTKIDLNKNQRNLDLIKKYEDLNYKIFNFNNSFQKKEKEKILFILKNKFSILTGQSGVGKSTVLNFLNRNLKLKTGEISFALNRGKHTTRHYEAFEIYENSLIVDSPGFSSFKLDLSLNEISKNFINFAKYYKNCQFKNCLHINEKECFVKKTADSFFYNDYLKLIKEVKENRKF from the coding sequence ATGTTAGGAAGAATTATTTATTCAAGCGGTGGAAATTATCGTGTCAAAACTAAGGAAGGAATTTTTAATTGTAAACCAATAGGTTTATTTCGTAAAGATAATACAGAATTAATTGTTGGAGATAAAGTTGAATTAAAATTAAATTATAAAATAGGACAAGAAAATTTAAATATAATTACAAAATTATATGATCGTAAAAATCAATTTATTAGACCAAAAATTTCAAATATTGATTTTATAATTATAGTTACATCTCTTGTTGAACCAAAATTTAATCATTTCTATTTAAATAAAATGATCACTTTTTTTCAAATTAAAAAAATAGAACCAATTTTAATTTTTACTAAAATTGATTTAAATAAAAATCAAAGAAATTTAGATTTAATTAAAAAATACGAAGATTTAAATTATAAAATATTTAATTTTAATAATTCTTTTCAAAAAAAAGAAAAAGAAAAAATTTTATTTATTTTAAAAAATAAATTTTCTATTTTAACAGGACAAAGTGGAGTAGGAAAAAGCACAGTTTTAAATTTTTTAAATAGAAATTTAAAATTAAAAACCGGAGAAATATCTTTTGCTCTTAATAGAGGAAAACATACTACTAGGCATTATGAAGCATTTGAAATTTATGAAAATTCTTTAATTGTAGATAGTCCTGGGTTTTCAAGTTTTAAATTAGATTTGAGCTTAAATGAAATTTCCAAGAATTTTATAAATTTTGCAAAATACTATAAAAATTGTCAATTTAAAAATTGTCTTCATATTAATGAAAAAGAATGTTTTGTTAAAAAAACAGCTGATTCTTTTTTCTATAATGATTATTTAAAATTAATAAAAGAAGTAAAAGAAAATAGAAAATTTTAA
- the rpsO gene encoding 30S ribosomal protein S15: MKITSSRKKELTKEFGDNDKDTGKIEVQIAILTDEIKNLTEHLKLYKKDFHSKLGLNKKVSQRTSLLKYLQKKDIDRYNKIIKELKIRK; the protein is encoded by the coding sequence ATGAAAATTACATCATCTAGAAAAAAAGAATTGACTAAAGAATTCGGTGATAATGATAAAGATACGGGTAAAATAGAAGTGCAAATCGCTATTTTAACTGACGAAATTAAGAATCTAACAGAACATTTAAAACTTTATAAAAAAGATTTCCATTCAAAATTAGGTCTTAATAAAAAAGTATCTCAGCGAACATCTCTGTTAAAATATTTACAGAAAAAAGATATAGATCGTTATAATAAAATTATCAAAGAACTAAAAATACGTAAATAA